One Solanum pennellii chromosome 9, SPENNV200 DNA segment encodes these proteins:
- the LOC107029246 gene encoding putative pentatricopeptide repeat-containing protein At3g11460, mitochondrial, which translates to MTKHLHLHKNTKFLSLFHTNKSTIFTKASSFTTTAVTPWNTHLRNLSKHGQYKEALILYRQMLQSGATPNAFTFPFALKSSASVSLPITGKQLHCHVIKLGCESEPFVQTALMSMYCRCKLTEFAQKVFDEMPQRNLTVCYNALISGYVQNGNFLNGFLLFNEMRLIGVLFNAVTVLGLVPGCTASRYLWLGMSLHCLNVKCGLVNDLAVANCLLTMYVRCASMEFARKLFDHIPEKGLITWNAMISGYAQNGLAGEVLELYHEMELLQVNPDAVTFVGVLSACANLGAQKIGFEVEQKIRSSCMRWNVFLKNALINMYARCGNLAKARIVFDEMPEKSLVSWTAIIGGYGIHGLGNIAVELFDKMIESGIQPDGTVFVSVLSACSHAGLTEKGLNYLDLMKREYGLKPCSEHYSCVVDLLGRAGRLEEARKLIELMEDKPDGAVWGALLGACKIHKNVELAELAFNKVVELEPTNVGYYVLLSNIYTEANNSEGILRVRLMMRERKLKKDPGYSYFECKGKTYLFVAGDRSHPQTKEIYKLLNRLEDTESEYAGANENGQEVTNQEPSNIIGVHSERLAIAFALLNTGIGTDILVIKNLRICNDCHSFVKRVSKTVDRLFVVRDATRFHHFRNGTCSCNDYW; encoded by the coding sequence ATGACCAAACATCTCCACCTTCACAAAAACACCAAATTCTTGTCACTTTTCCATACTAACAAATCCACCATTTTCACCAAAGCTTCAAGCTTTACTACTACTGCTGTTACTCCATGGAATACCCATTTGAGAAATCTCTCAAAACATGGTCAGTACAAAGAAGCACTCATTCTTTACCGTCAAATGCTTCAATCTGGAGCTACACCAAATGCATTCACTTTCCCTTTTGCTCTCAAATCTTCAGCTTCAGTTTCCCTTCCCATTACCGGAAAACAACTCCATTGTCATGTAATCAAGTTGGGTTGTGAATCTGAGCCTTTTGTTCAAACTGCATTGATGTCTATGTACTGTAGATGTAAGTTAACTGAGTTTGCACAGAAAGTGTTTGATGAAATGCCTCAAAGAAATCTTACTGTTTGTTACAATGCTTTGATTTCTGGGTATGTTCAGAATGGTAATTTCTTGAATGGGTTTTTGTTGTTTAATGAAATGAGGTTGATAGGAGTGTTGTTTAATGCGGTTACTGTTTTGGGATTGGTTCCAGGTTGTACTGCTTCGCGGTATCTGTGGTTGGGGATGTCGTTGCATTGTTTGAATGTTAAGTGTGGATTGGTGAATGATTTGGCTGTTGCAAATTGCTTGTTGACAATGTATGTGCGTTGTGCGTCTATGGAGTTTGCGAGGAAGTTGTTTGATCATATACCAGAAAAGGGTTTGATCACTTGGAATGCGATGATATCTGGATACGCGCAAAATGGGTTGGCTGGTGAAGTATTGGAGCTTTATCATGAGATGGAATTGTTGCAGGTGAATCCTGATGCTGTGACATTTGTTGGAGTTTTGTCAGCTTGTGCTAATCTTGGTGCTCAAAAGATTGGTTTCGAGGTGGAACAGAAAATAAGGTCTAGTTGTATGAGGTGGAATGTATTCTTGAAGAATGCTCTAATAAATATGTATGCTAGATGTGGTAATTTGGCGAAAGCACGGATTGTATTTGATGAGATGCCAGAGAAAAGCTTGGTCTCCTGGACAGCCATAATAGGTGGTTATGGAATACATGGGCTTGGAAACATTGCTGTGGAGCTTTTTGATAAGATGATCGAAAGTGGCATTCAACCTGATGGAACGGTGTTTGTTAGTGTTCTGTCTGCATGTAGTCATGCAGGGTTGACTGAAAAGGGGTTAAATTATCTTGATCTGATGAAGAGGGAGTATGGGTTGAAGCCATGCTCAGAGCACTACTCTTGTGTTGTGGATCTATTAGGTCGTGCTGGTCGACTTGAGGAAGCTCGGAAACTTATTGAATTGATGGAAGATAAGCCTGATGGTGCTGTATGGGGTGCCCTTTTAGGTGCTTGCAAGATCCATAAAAATGTTGAACTTGCAGAATTAGCCTTTAACAAGGTTGTTGAGCTTGAACCAACAAACGTAGGCTATTACGTGCTACTTTCAAATATCTACACAGAGGCAAATAATTCAGAAGGTATATTAAGAGTTAGATTGATGATGAGAGAACGAAAGCTCAAAAAGGATCCAGGTTATAGCTATTTTGAGTGTAAAGGGAAAACTTACCTCTTCGTGGCTGGCGATAGAAGTCATCCTCAAACAAAAGAGATATACAAATTGTTGAACAGATTGGAGGATACTGAAAGTGAGTATGCAGGAGCAAACGAAAATGGTCAAGAGGTAACAAATCAAGAACCTTCTAATATTATTGGTGTGCATAGTGAACGTTTGGCAATTGCATTTGCTCTCCTTAACACTGGAATAGGAACTGACATTCTTGTTATAAAGAACTTAAGAATATGCAATGACTGTCACTCGTTTGTAAAGCGAGTCAGCAAAACTGTAGACCGGTTATTCGTGGTCAGAGATGCCACTCGTTTCCACCATTTTAGAAATGGTACATGTTCTTGTAATGATTATTGGTGA
- the LOC107029247 gene encoding uncharacterized protein LOC107029247 isoform X1, whose amino-acid sequence MLCGFSRMRIHCCIDGKLFSSLPPLSPISLPSPKEIHLWYVIPNEVKGESLMNKYMEILSPCEIEKVLSFRRDELRKSALLARALVRTTIARYQINSSVTPKSIKFRNNVYGKPEVDWPCSYNWEPPALHFNITHTSSLIACGVTINSPIGVDVEEKERTTKHNILTLARRYFSKHELEVLTAIEDPYIQQQEFIKLWTLKEAYVKALGKGFSGAPFKTFTIRLGSSIGEHFHPSQNSSAEASEIVVDSLDNTENLTSNWQFMLLEFASSHYVAICTEKDVKTKGDCDNNPLKLTVWKTIPFVEDSCVSGTDTVLKVCGLR is encoded by the exons atgcTTTGTGGGTTTTCAAGAATGAGGATCCATTGTTGTATTGATGGGAAATTGTTCAGTTCTTTGCCCCCTTTAAGTCCTATTTCACTCCCATCTCCAAA GGAGATACATCTTTGGTATGTGATACCCAATGAGGTAAAGGGTGAATCCCTTATGAACAAGTATATGGAGATTCTATCCCCATGTGAGATTGAAAAAGTTTTGAGTTTTCGAAGAGATGAGCTGAGGAAAAGTGCTCTGCTTGCTCGTGCACTCGTCAGAACTACCATTGCTAGAT ATCAGATAAATTCTTCAGTGACACCCAAATCCATCAAGTTTAGGAATAACGTTTACGGTAAACCAGAG GTAGATTGGCCATGCAGTTACAATTGGGAGCCTCCCGCGTTGCATTTTAACATCACACATACATCGTCTCTGATAGCCTGTGGTGTGACAATAAATTCTCCT ATCGGTGTGGACGTGgaggaaaaagaaagaacaacGAAGCACAACATATTGACGTTAGCTAGAAGATACTTCTCCAAACATGAGCTTGAAGTGTTAACTGCTATTGAAGATCCCTATATCCAGCAGCAGGAGTTTATAAAGTTATGGACGCTGAAG GAGGCATATGTTAAAGCACTTGGGAAGGGTTTCTCAGGTGCACCTTTCAAGACGTTTACCATTCGTCTTGGGAGCTCTATTGGAGAACACTTTCATCCATCTCAGAATTCAAGTGCTGAG GCAAGTGAAATAGTAGTGGATTCTCTTGACAACACAGAGAACCTTACAAGTAATTGGCAATTTATGCTCCTGGAGTTTGCTAGTTCTCATTATGTTGCCATTTGCACCGAAAAGGATGTCAAAACAAAAG GTGATTGCGATAATAATCCATTGAAATTAACAGTTTGGAAGACAATTCCATTTGTCGAAGATAGTTGTGTCTCTGGAACAGACACAGTTCTTAAAGTTTGTGGCTTGAGATAA
- the LOC107029247 gene encoding uncharacterized protein LOC107029247 isoform X2, with protein sequence MLCGFSRMRIHCCIDGKLFSSLPPLSPISLPSPKEIHLWYVIPNEVKGESLMNKYMEILSPCEIEKVLSFRRDELRKSALLARALVRTTIARYQINSSVTPKSIKFRNNVYGKPEIGVDVEEKERTTKHNILTLARRYFSKHELEVLTAIEDPYIQQQEFIKLWTLKEAYVKALGKGFSGAPFKTFTIRLGSSIGEHFHPSQNSSAEASEIVVDSLDNTENLTSNWQFMLLEFASSHYVAICTEKDVKTKGDCDNNPLKLTVWKTIPFVEDSCVSGTDTVLKVCGLR encoded by the exons atgcTTTGTGGGTTTTCAAGAATGAGGATCCATTGTTGTATTGATGGGAAATTGTTCAGTTCTTTGCCCCCTTTAAGTCCTATTTCACTCCCATCTCCAAA GGAGATACATCTTTGGTATGTGATACCCAATGAGGTAAAGGGTGAATCCCTTATGAACAAGTATATGGAGATTCTATCCCCATGTGAGATTGAAAAAGTTTTGAGTTTTCGAAGAGATGAGCTGAGGAAAAGTGCTCTGCTTGCTCGTGCACTCGTCAGAACTACCATTGCTAGAT ATCAGATAAATTCTTCAGTGACACCCAAATCCATCAAGTTTAGGAATAACGTTTACGGTAAACCAGAG ATCGGTGTGGACGTGgaggaaaaagaaagaacaacGAAGCACAACATATTGACGTTAGCTAGAAGATACTTCTCCAAACATGAGCTTGAAGTGTTAACTGCTATTGAAGATCCCTATATCCAGCAGCAGGAGTTTATAAAGTTATGGACGCTGAAG GAGGCATATGTTAAAGCACTTGGGAAGGGTTTCTCAGGTGCACCTTTCAAGACGTTTACCATTCGTCTTGGGAGCTCTATTGGAGAACACTTTCATCCATCTCAGAATTCAAGTGCTGAG GCAAGTGAAATAGTAGTGGATTCTCTTGACAACACAGAGAACCTTACAAGTAATTGGCAATTTATGCTCCTGGAGTTTGCTAGTTCTCATTATGTTGCCATTTGCACCGAAAAGGATGTCAAAACAAAAG GTGATTGCGATAATAATCCATTGAAATTAACAGTTTGGAAGACAATTCCATTTGTCGAAGATAGTTGTGTCTCTGGAACAGACACAGTTCTTAAAGTTTGTGGCTTGAGATAA
- the LOC107029279 gene encoding rho GTPase-activating protein 5-like — translation MTEIIQPQHELPSASSSISILPCLVARDNDGSHQESVISGPNVYSVVDVYRGGDNSEVEVRGVSISGRKRERKRREREEGGDQLSLLTLCLTGFRKSLVACKSNFDIISGVGVEELLSSSCSGFSSSSANSSMEISWPSNVRHVAHVTFDRFNGFLGLPVEFEPEVPRRPPSASTRVFGVSTDCMQLSFDSRGNSVPTILLMMQGRLYVQGGLQAEGIFRINAENGQEEFVREQLNRGIIPDNIDVHCLAGLIKAWFRELPMGVLDSLSPEEIMRAQSEEECVRLVRLLPPTEAALLDWAINLMADVAQLESFNKMNARNIAMVFAPNMTQMADPLTALMYAVQVMNFLKTLILRTLKDREETVVEAGPAPELEPFDENGHHSASQPIVQKSNEIEEDIVISKERPSSGAANSTLREIIVENKSHGLPCTVENVLQKDAFVDCLSEISNLPDSTKDDELGSGNINSTSGRSQPKIRRTKSVHSSSSSLKGSKKMIEWPIGHISGSLEKGKGVRIIDRLNSTTERVEAWR, via the exons ATGACTGAAATTATACAACCCCAACATGAGTTACCTTCAGCTTCAAGCTCCATTAGTATACTACCATGTTTAGTTGCTAGAGATAATGATGGGTCTCACCAAGAGAGTGTAATTAGTGGACCCAATGTGTATTCTGTTGTAGATGTATACAGAGGGGGAGATAATAGTGAGGTAGAAGTAAGAGGAGTTAGTATTTCTGgtagaaaaagagagagaaaaaggagagaaagagaagaagggGGAGATCAGCTGTCTTTGTTAACACTTTGTTTAACTGGTTTTAGGAAATCTTTGGTTGCTTGTAAGAgcaattttgatattattagtGGTGTTGGTGTTGAAGAGCTGCTTTCTTCATCTTGTTCTGGTTTTAGTTCTAGTTCTGCTAATTCATCAATGGAGATTAGTTGGCCTAGTAATGTCAGACATGTTGCTCATGTCACTTTTGATAGGTTTAATGGATTTCTTGGTCTTCCTGTTGAGTTTGAACCTGAAGTACCTAGAAGACCCCCAAGTGCCAG TACAAGAGTCTTTGGAGTTTCGACAGATTGCATGCAGCTTTCATTTGACTCTCGAGGAAATAGTGTCCCCACGATCCTTCTGATGATGCAAGGGCGCTTATACGTCCAAGGTGGCTTGCAG GCTGAAGGGATCTTCAGGATCAATGCCGAAAATGGCCAAGAAGAATTTGTCAGGGAGCAGCTAAATAGGGGAATTATCCCAGATAACATCGACGTCCATTGCTTAGCAGGTCTTATAAAG GCTTGGTTCAGAGAGTTACCAATGGGAGTTTTGGATTCTCTCTCGCCAGAGGAAATTATGCGTGCTCAATCGGAAGAAGAGTGTGTGCGGCTCGTGAGACTTCTTCCTCCAACTGAAGCTGCTCTATTAGATTGGGCTATTAACTTGATGGCTGATGTTGCTCAACTGGAAAGTTTTAACAAAATGAATGCACGTAATATCGCTATGGTGTTTGCTCCAAATATGACACAG ATGGCAGATCCGTTGACTGCTTTGATGTATGCAGTTCAAGTTATGAACTTTCTCAAAACTCTTATTCTCCGGACTTTGAAAGACCGAGAAGAAACTGTTGTAGAAGCTGGTCCTGCACCAGAACTGGAGCCATTCGATGAAAATGGACATCATAGTGCTTCACAACCAATAGTTCAGAAGTCTAACGAGATCGAGGAGGATATCGTTATATCCAAAGAACGACCCTCAAGTGGCGCTGCTAATTCTACCCTCAGAGAGATAATAGTTGAGAATAAATCCCATGGATTACCATGTACCGTAGAGAACGTTCTTCAGAAAGATGCGTTCGTTGATTGTCTCAGTGAAATCTCAAACCTACCAGACAGCACAAAGGATGATGAGCTTGGATCTGGTAACATCAATTCTACAAGTGGAAGAAGTCAACCAAAAATCCGAAGGACTAAAAGCGTGCATTCGAGTAGTTCTAGTCTGAAAGGATCAAAGAAAATGATTGAATGGCCAATAGGTCACATATCTGGTAGTTTAGAGAAGGGCAAAGGAGTCAGAATCATCGATAGGTTGAATTCGACAACAGAAAGGGTGGAAGCATGGCGATGA